In the Panthera leo isolate Ple1 chromosome C2, P.leo_Ple1_pat1.1, whole genome shotgun sequence genome, CTGGGCACGATGGGTCCTTGGTACCTGCTGCTGCTACTTGGCCACTGTGTCAGCCTCTATGTGGCCTCACTCTTGGGCCAGCCCTGGCTCTGTCTCGGCCTTGGCCTGGCCAGCCTTGCCTCCTTCAAGCTTGATCCTCTAATCTCCTGGCAGGTGTGCAATGGGGAGCAGCAAGGGCGGAGGGTGCAGGAATAGAACCCCAAACTTCTCACTCCATACAGAGCCCTTACCTCCTGAGTCTCCCCAAGCATTTCCTTCACTTTCCCACCTGTCTCCAAGCCTTTGACTGTGGCATAGACCTGCCCACAAAGTGGCCCCATCCACTGCAGCAGGGACAGGTGGTTTCCTGCTCTGTCCAAGCACTTAACATGAATTAGCCCTCAGTGGCCAGTGTTGACTGACTCTGGGCAAGACAGGAAGGGGCAGGACAAGGCTGGGCCCCTGTGGGAAGCTGGGTGGGCTTCCCAGAGACAGGGGCATCTGGTGAGCTGGCTGCCTATTCTCTCCCATCCAGAGCGGGTTTGTAACAGGCACTTTTGATCTTCAAGAGGTGCTGTTCCACGGGGGCAGCGGTTTCACAGTGCTGCGTTGTACCAGCTTTGCGCTGGAGAGCTGTGCCCACCCCGATCGCCGCTACTCCCTAGCTGACCTGCTCAAGTACAACTTCTacctgcctttcttcttcttcgGGCCCATCATGACCTTTGATCGCTTCCACACCCAGGTGAGAGGACACCCTGTGGGCccccagagcagggctggggcccgGTCTTCAGAGAGGGGCTCCCATCTCAGATAGGACTCCCAGGGCAGGCTGTGTCCCCATCCTCAGGCATGACCCCAGGATGAAGCCGTAGTGGCCTGCCTCCTCAGACCCCAGCATGGGGCCACATTCCCCCTTCAGACAAGGATCACCCGGTGGAGAAGTGTCTCCACTCCCGGGCAAGGCTGCCAGGATGAAGCCGCGTCTCCCCTCAGCCTCGGATCCCCGGGCAGTTGGTGCCTCCTCATTCAGAAAGGATTCCTCCGGCAAGGCTTGCCTCCCCACTCAGACACTTGGCATCCCCCAGATGAGCCAGGTGGAGCCGGTGAGGCGCGAGGGTGAGCTGTGGCGCATCCGGGCCCAGGCCGGCCTCAGCGTGGTGGCCGTCATGGCCGTGGACATCTTCTTCCACTTCTTCTACATCCTCACCATCCCCAACGACCTCAAGTTTGCCAACCGCCTCCCGGACAGCGCCCTCGGTGGGTGCGCGTCGGGCCAGAACAGGGGCTGGGAAAGACCAAAAGACCCTCTGCGCCCCCATGGCGTCACTGCTGGGGAAGCTGACACCCTGAGAGGGCACAGCACCTATCCAAGGGTGGGGGGACGGGGACTTATTCTTTGAAATGCCGGGGACTTGGAGATCGCTTTGTTCTGCGAGGCCAGAGCGGTTGGGGCTAAAGCCGGCCCCACTGGGCCTTGGGGTTGACTTCCACAACCGGGAAGGGGTCTCCCCGGGGCGGACCCAGTCCAGCTCCTCCCCCAGGAAGTAGGGACGGGGTCTCTGTGGGGGCTGGCCGGGTGCAAGGACCTCCCCTACGCACTGTGGAGAAAGTCTGTAGGGGAGACCCTGGCTCTGCGCCACCCCCTCCTGGGATTTGGGGATCCGGGGAGCGAAGACCCGCACGACGCCCCCCAGGCAGTGACGACACCCTGTCCCCAGCTGGCCTAGCCTATTCAAACCTGGTGTACGACTGGGTGAAGGCGGCCGTGCTCTTCGGCGTGGTCAACACCGTGGCTCGCCTTGACCACTTGGACCCGCCGCAGCCTCCCAAGTGCATCACCGCACTCTACGTCTTCGCGGAAACGTAAGTGTGAGATCCCGGGGACACGCCACGGGGATCCCCACTTTCCCGTAgcctctttcccccactcccctggAGCTCTGCTACTGGCTGATGACACCCATCCACTCTTCTCCCTCAGGCACTTCGACCGTGGCATCAACGACTGGCTTTGCAAGtgagttggggtggggtggggcaatGGTCACATCAAACTGCCAGGTGTCTGAGCAGGGCAGTGCAGAGACTGGTCCACGTTCTAAAAGATCAGCCCTGGGCCAGAGGAAGCAAGGAGGAGGTCGTCGCAGAGGTCTAGGTGAAAGACAGAGGTTTGGACGTGGATGGGGGCATTGGAGGTGAGAAATGGTTGGAGACACACCAGGGGGAGCCTGGACAGGACTTGGCCATGGATTGAGGGACTGGGAAGGAGAGGGTGATGACTCCCAGATTCCTATCTGGGAGGTGCAGCATCCAGAGAGGGGTTCAGTGTGAGAAATGTCTGGTAAGATCTGGGAGACATCATtgtggaggttcagagaggtggtTGGGTCTGAGGGTCTGGGGTCCAGAGAAGTCTGGCCAACTGATGCAGCTCTGAGCGTCATGAATGTGGGAGGGTAGTCTTTGGTCCTTGGGAGTGCATTAAGtctccaggagagagagagcaaagaagaGGAGACTAAGCGTAGCTGAGATTGGAGCTGGAAGGACTCCCATTGGGGGGAAAGGGAGAACCGTAGAAGGGACTGAAAGGCATGGTCAGAGGAGCAGAACGGTCAAGACCACATGACAGCCTGGAAACAAAGGGAGACCAACCAGGCATTGTGGGGGCAGCTGGGTCAGATGCTGCTGGGGAAGCTACTGAGGGGGGAACACAGAGGAGTGACTGAAGGGAGAGGTGAGGTGTCTTCAGACAGCAAACAATGGGACATGCTTGGTTGCTAGAAGGAAGTATAAGCTGGGGAGGCAGAATACAGGGGTGATTGTTAGCGTAAGGTCTCTGGGAGGTGATGGAACCAGAGCTAGGCAGCAGCTTGGCTTtgggacagggaggaggaagagaagccatCATGGAAGCAGAATGGCAGATGAGTGTAGAGAAGTAAGGGATCCACCTGAAGGCTTTGGTTTTCTCCATGAAGTGGGAGGCAAGGTCACCAGCTGAGAGATGCAGAGTTGGGCATGGAGGGAGGCGGCATCTTTGTGTCTGCTTTCCTCCTGCCTAGCTCGCCCACCACACCCATTCAAGTTGTGGGAGAGATAAGGGTGGCATAACCACTGCAGAGCATGGCAGACGAAGCTGACCAGAGAAACCGTGGCATTGAGAGCCCAGGTGGGGTTGAAGGTAGTGGATTTTTGGACACTAATATGTGAAGGTGTGAGATTTTCCTTATTAGGGCTTAGCTTCTTGGGTGCAGGTGAGGAGAAAGTGGGGGATTGGGCTCTCTCAGATGGGtgagaaggaagaagtgaaggATACAGGGTTTTAGATTATTTATAATGATGACTCATTGAATTTAAGCCCATTAAAGATGGTGGTAAAGATAGGGTCTTAagatgaggaaggggcagaggggtcAGTGAAATTGAAGAAGTGGAGGTGGGAGGCCACATCAGGAGGGGCTGGTCGAGAATGGCAATTAGGAAGGAGTGAAATTTCAAGAGGTGACAAAGTTGGAGTTTGTCCATGGGAGTGGGTGGCTGAGTTGATGTGGAGAAGAAGCCATTGGCAATGAAGAGGTCAAGGCATGGTGAGGCCAGTTACTCAAGGGGTCTTCTACTgaatttgtttaacaaatatttattgagaacctactatgtgccaggcactgttctaggcactggggatacagcagtgaacatgGCAAAGACCCTGaactcatggagcttacagtctagtggggagAAACAGACCATAAACAGGTAAACAAACACATAATAATTTTAGAGAGTGGTAAGcgttatgaaaaaaaataaaacaagtgtaaTGGGATAGAAGCTGGCCACAGGATAGAAGCTTCTACAGTTGTGGTCCGGGCAGGCCTCTGTGAGAAGCTATTTGAATAGAGTATTGAGTGATAAGGAAATCTGAGGAAGAGAAGTCCAGAGAGAAGGAACAAGTGCATAGGCTTGAGGCAGGAACCAGCTGTGTTTGCCTGAGGGACAGGAAAGCCAGTAAGGCAAAAGCATGCATGAATGAGGGGGGAAATGGTGGGTGATGAGGTCAGGGAGGGATCTTCTAGACTTAGTAGAGAGGTGGTTTCTTCTAAATGTAATGGGGAGCCGCTGGGGGAGGGTGGAAGTCATGTGATCTGACTTACACTCTTAAAAGATGCCTCTAGCTGCTGTAGGGGGAGAATGGACGGTAGGGGGccaaagggagaagcagagaaatggcTTAAGAGGCTCTTGCAATAATCTATGTGAGGAGATGATCGGCTGGATGAGGGTGGTAATTGGGGTGGCAGCAGTGGTCAGGACTGGGTGGAGCCTATAGAATTTGCTGGCTTGGACGTGGAGAGGGGACTTGATAGTCCAAAATGGCACCGAGGCTTCTGGGTGCAACTGAATGAATGGAAGTGTCATCATCTGAGATAAGGATGCAGTGGGTTTGGATAGGGATGGGGGAATCAGTCATTCGAGTGAGATGTCTAGTGACAGGGAAATGTATGAATCAAGGGAGCAGGCTAAAGACACAGATTTGGGGCTCATCAGCATAGAGGCAGTGTTCAAAGTCTTGGGTCTGGATGAGATCACTTAGGGAATGGATAGGAGATAGGGAATTCAAAGCTGAGCCTTGCACCTTCTGAAGTTGGGTAGAGGAGAGGCAGCCTCCTCTGGGTAAAATGTGCCCAGGGTGATAGCGTTGAGGAGGGCTGCCCCTGTTGTGTATCCTTTGCCCATCTCCTACTTGCCCTCACCCACACTCTTGCTTGTCCTTTCTCCTGCCTTTCTTGCAGGTATGTGTATGACCACATTGGTGGGGAGCACTCCGAGGTGATCCCGGAGCTGGGGGCCACTGTGGCCACATTTGCCATCACCACTCTGTGGCTTGGACCTTGTGATATTGTTTACCTGTGGTCATTCCTTAACTGCTTTGGCCTCAACTTTGAGCTCTGGGTGCAGAAGCTGGCTGAGTTGGGGCCCCTAGCACAAATTGAGGTGAGTGGGGAAGGTCTGGGGTAGTGGTTGGCTGGGTCATTGGAGGGGGTGGCACTGCTGCTCTCTAGAGTCTTCCAGCCACATGTGGCCCCCCGTCCAGAACTTTCTCAGCACACCCTCCTTGTTGTCAGGGCAGTGGCTCCCCCTTTGGGTATCTAGCACTTCCTTCTATGAGAAGTGGACACCTGCACCAGGCTGTGTTGGGCCAGACTATCCCCTCTCTCTGGTCATCCGTGTCCTCATCTTTAACACTGAGGGGGagctgggtgcctgagtggctcagttaagcatccaacttcagctcaggtcatgatctcacagttcgtgggtttgagcccctcgtcaggctctgtgctgacagctcagagcctggagcctgcttcggattctgtgtctccctctctctctctgcccctcccccgctcatgctctgtctctctctcaaaaataaataaacaaacatcaaaaaaaaaaaaaaaaaaaaaaaaaagagggagagctGACCTGGGGGCTCTCAGAGACCCAAGCCCATCCCCAGGACCTGGGATGGCCATGTGGGCAAGACCTGTGGCCAACCATGTCTTCTTTCCTCTGGCCCTCTTGCCCCACTGCCAATGCTCTCCTGGACTGGGCAGGCCTCTCTGTCGGAGCAGATGTCTCGCAGGGTCCGGGCCCTCTTTGGGGCCATGAACTTCTGGGCCATCATCATGTACAACCTTGTAAGCCTGAACAGCCTGGAGTTCACAGAGCTGGTTGCCAGGCGCCTGCTACTCAAAGGTGAGGGAAAGGGGGGTGTGACTATAAAAAATGCCAGGCAGCAACCTTAAGGACTGTGACCTTCTGGCCCTTCTGAaatgcccccaccccaacccaacACCCTGGGGACTCAGAGGGAGGGCTAGTCAAGTGGGGACAGGCATGAGAAGAGTCACTGAGGATGGGGTCCTGCTCCTGCGCATTGATGACCTCTTTCCCACACAGGGTTCCCCCAGACCACTCTGGCCATCCTGTTTGTCACCTACTGTGGTGTCCAGCTGGTGAAGGAGCGAGAGCGAACCCTAGCACTAGAGGAGGAGCAGAAGCAGGACAAAGAGAAGCCCGAGtaggtgggaggaggaagaggggagagggatgggtTCTGCTCAGCTGTTCCCAGGCGCGGGCCCAGACCAGGCCAGATGGGGCCTGACTGATAGAATAAAAGACTTTTTCTACCACAGTTTGGCTGttccctgtcccttctcccaGCAGTCTCCTGGCTCCTTGTCCATGCTGGATGAGGGGGTGGAGGTTCTGGGCCccagggagtggggggcaggctCTTGGTACACACAGACTGTGGAGGAGAACCTGTGTGGAGTGCAGAGGCCGCTGACCTGGCCAGCCCAGCAGCTGAACGTTGAAGCCCAGAATCTTCGACCACTTGGTCACTGACTCTTGGAGTACCTGATTCCAGACCCTGAGCTACTTGCTCAGAAGGCACTTTATTCTTCTTAAGGAAGGTGACTTATCCAGGCCGCAGGGTGTGCTTGAGGGGGACACTCCCCATCTGACAGGTAAGGAGATGGCTTCCCGTGGGGAAATTtccccacgcacacacacgcaagcTGGGACTGGGCCAGAATGCTGCCTGGGACACCTCTCTGTGGTTCTGGCTCATGGAACAAGGACACCAAGGATATGGGGAAGCCTATGAGACCTTCAGTTCCTCATCCCTGCTGGAAAGGCTAGGACTGGGCAGCAatctccctcccctgccaaagCAGCAGCCCGAGCGGCACAACGGGATCCAGGTGGGTTctggcctctcccagcctcctctcgGGAGTCCCCATATGGCGGGCCTGTGTGGCCACAGGACAGGAGGGATGCTAAGTTCAGGCCCTCCGGGCTGGTCACATCTTGGTCAGGCGCAGCACGTTGAGCCGCACAGGTAGGAAGGTGGCACCGGCTGCGTAGGCGATCTCCCGCAGGACGCCCTCCCACTTCTTCTCATCCTCATTAtatctgggggtgggagggattgGGGACAGGAGCGCAGAGCTTGGTCAGCCAAGTGCAGAGTGGGCCCCGGcagggaggggtggctgggtaTGCTAGGCCCACCCCTGGGGACTGTCCCTCCGGCCCCAGGCCCATCTCCAGGAAGGTCTGGTCCTGGAGAATTCTCATGCCCTGGGAAAGGGGGCTGCCACAAGGCCCACCCTTAAAGAACAGCCACCCCACATTCCAGGAAGGGTCACCTCTTAAGGAATGTCACACTCCTCCAGGAAGGCCTACATCTCCATGGCCCCTCCTCTGGACAATTCTGTATTCAGCACTCCAGAAGCCCCGGTCCCCAAGTTCCACCCACCCCCATGCCGGCAGCAGGTGCCCCAAGCACGGAAacctcttccctccacccccaggaagGGTCAGCATGGAAAGTGATGGTTCTGAGAAGCTGGAGTCCAGCTTCTTCTCAATCCTGGCCCCAGTTCTCCAGGATGGAGCAGGGAAGAAAAGCTTGGCTGCCTCTTCAGGGCCCCCTCTACTCCCTGGGGCCTGTTTCTGTGGGTCTCTGCCCTAAGCTTGGGGTCAACTCCTGATGAGACACAGCTGATGCTCCACAGTGGGACTTGGTACCCTGTGAGTCAACCCAGACTTTGCCAGCCACACAGAGAGACCGACTCTTGGAGTACCTGATTCCAGGGGCCGAGCAGGGTGTGtctgctgccccttccccatgggaCTCCCTGGAAGAGGAATCGCCCCACTCCCAAATGAGCTTGCCAGTCCCGCTGTGGGCATCAGCCTTGCTCAGGCTTCCCCTCACCTCCCTGGGCCAGGCTCACCTCCAGATGTCATTGAGCTCTGTAGGGACCAGCTCTCCAGACTCGGTCTCCAGTGTGGCAAAGCCACCGATGGCATAAAGGGTGCCCGCCAGGCTGACCAGGCTGAGTGAGCTGCGTTCCTGCGGGAAGGCCTCAAAGGGTGCCCAcctggtggggagaagggggcatGAAGAGGCGCATCACCCAGGGGCCTCAGGAGCCCCAGTGCCCATAGCTTCAGCTGCACCTCTTTGAAACCTGAATCCCAGACACCCATGCTCCCAGCACAACCTCTTGTGTCCTGACCCTCCCAGGACTGCCCACCggtcttcccctttctcctgcccctcccacttcccttcatgCACCCCTGGTCATTGCATCCAGCCTGTCCCGTGAAATCCACCACAGATCTCCCCAGTGTCCCTCCTTTGCTCCTGAACTAATTCTTGCTTGCTCGCTACCTCAGCGGCCACTGAGCAGTCCTCTCCTGGTGCCCCTGCCCCATCCTTCTTCTCCTTTCACTGCCCAGTTATTCTCAGGGTGTCTTCACTCCCCTCCTCTGGCCCTGAAGTTGGACTTTCATCCCTACCCTCCAAAACAGCACTCAGGTCCCCAGCCACCACAGAGCATAAAATCCAGGCACAGCAGGCATCTCTGCTGATGTGCCTTTCTCACATCCCCCCTGCCTACCCTCTCCT is a window encoding:
- the HHATL gene encoding protein-cysteine N-palmitoyltransferase HHAT-like protein; amino-acid sequence: MGIKTALPAAELGLYSLVLSGALAYAGRGLLEASQDGAHRKAFRESVRPGWEYIGRKMDVADFEWVMWFTSFRNVIIFALSGHVLFAKLCTMVAPQLRSWMYAVYGALAVLGTMGPWYLLLLLGHCVSLYVASLLGQPWLCLGLGLASLASFKLDPLISWQSGFVTGTFDLQEVLFHGGSGFTVLRCTSFALESCAHPDRRYSLADLLKYNFYLPFFFFGPIMTFDRFHTQMSQVEPVRREGELWRIRAQAGLSVVAVMAVDIFFHFFYILTIPNDLKFANRLPDSALAGLAYSNLVYDWVKAAVLFGVVNTVARLDHLDPPQPPKCITALYVFAETHFDRGINDWLCKYVYDHIGGEHSEVIPELGATVATFAITTLWLGPCDIVYLWSFLNCFGLNFELWVQKLAELGPLAQIEASLSEQMSRRVRALFGAMNFWAIIMYNLVSLNSLEFTELVARRLLLKGFPQTTLAILFVTYCGVQLVKERERTLALEEEQKQDKEKPE